GGGGAGGAAACGCGTCACTGCAGTGGTGCGCTGGTGGATGAACGGCACGTAGTAACCGTGGCACAGTGCGTCGTTGGCAGCACCGCCGTCCAAGTACACCTTGGTTCGAACTGTCTGCTAGCGGATGAGCACGATCAGTTCCGGTACGTGTTTACCGCCGTGGAGTACACCGTACGTGACGGGTACGATACGGAGACGTTCGTAAACGACGTCGCTGTGGTGCGGTTCACTGACGAACCGGTAAGACTTCCGCCCTGGGTTCGACCAGCACGCCTACCGGAAGCGGATGAAGAGCAGTACGTCGGGCGGGAAGTTGTGTCCAGTGGGTACGGATTGATGAACTACGGTGCGGATGGTGCATCCGATGCGCTCCAGTACATGCGATTGGTAGTGCTGGAGTTGGAGGCATGCCAGGAGGAGTTCAATTTCATCACCCCCGATACGGGGCGGTTCTGTGCTCAGGAAGCGTCCCATGAGCGAAACTGTGTCAGTGACGTCGGAAGTCCGCTGGTGCGGAAGGAGAACCGGTTGCACGAGTACGTGCTGCTTGGTTTAAGCAGCTTCGGACAGAAGTTTGCCTGCAACTCGGGCAATCCCGGTGCATTACAAGAGATGCGTGAACATGCCGCGTGGGTGAAGGAAGTGATGGTTCGGGCGAAATGAAGAAGTTAACCGGTTCCACATCTCCAAACGTTGAAAACTCAAGAAAGCGACCTAAATTGTTGTGAAACTAAATTGAACCACACACAGGACGGATGTGCCGAATTAATGGCACCATGGCACGGAGCACCAACCATTTTCAAATACAATAATAAAGACAACTTCCAGGCAGCACAATCACCCCCCGCCTTCCCCCCACCTAGCGTAAACACATCCACCTGATCGATTTAAGCACTCTAAATAAACACACTGACCATAGCCGACGTTGAAAAGTATCAAATCATCTAATAAAAGCAAATACGTACAGCTAGCCCATAAACAAAACGCAGCACGTGTGCGTTTTAATCGTGGCGCACCGTCAAGCACCATGCGTACCACATCGTAAaacaccgggcgcctccatagCGCTAGCAAATGGAGACGTGACGTGACGAGAGCACGGGAGGAAGAATTACATTCGCGGTAAGCGAACGATGTGCCGTGAGATGAGTGTGAGTGTCGCGCTCATCGGATAATGAATTTCCTACGcaataaaacaccaacaaaGGAACGGTGATTTAGCTAGCACTCACATTTCGTCCAGAAAGCAAAGGATGAGTTCCGTTCGGAACGTTTCGGGTGCTTGTATCCGATCCCGGTTTTGCAAATGCAACAGGCGTCTTCGTGAGCACAGTCTCACATATTCACCTCATCGAGCGATGTTTGGGTTTTTCTGGAGACTACGGTGGAATAAGTAACGCTTGCGCATCATCCCCAGTCGACCAGTCGGTTAACATTCAACAGATGCGACCAACTTCTCCCGTGCTTGTTGCACTCAACAATTTCACGGCAGTGCAATGGGTGACGTTTCGTGCCAGCGTCGAGGCGAACTGTGAGAAACGTTCATCCGTCGCAGCTTCCCTACTGTCACGTGTGAGTGACGCCTGTTGCTCTAGTGGGGAAAGAGAGCAACCGCGTATATCGCACCAGGTGACGGCCGTGACGAAAAACCCCGAACGTGTGTATGCATTGCCACATGCCACAGGTTGGTCGTGGACGGATATCCGTTGGCTGTTTCTATTTATTCGTCGTGTAGTGCGCCCGCACATACTGTCTCAGCAGCTCACAGGCACACATGCCGTCTCGCATTAACAGCAAAGTTCACCGCCTACTAACACGATGGCGGCTCGTACGTTTGATGATGGTTGCCttcataaaaagaaaataccacacaaacacacacaggcagCACAGGTGTGTTGGCTATTTTTATTACCGCACTGTTGGTTTAGCTTACTTTATGTGACTTTAGCTAGTAACGAGTAGAGGAACAGGGCGTAGCGTTACAAAGTTGAACCGATCCATTTGAAACGGACGTTGCATTatggattgttttatttccacgcACGCTTTGTCGGGGAAGTGTACTTGTCCGGCAATACAATGAGCTTAAGGTTTTGTTACacgaatataaaaatattaagcGATTTGCTCTCATCGGCAGAATTGATTGGAGTTTTTATGGAGGTTTTCGCGCTATAAAGTACTCAAAGTTtagaaacatatttcataattgacaaaaaaaaagattatttattttaaaaagaaagatTAGAACtacaattacaaaaaaaaagttaaaccgtcgttaaataattttttcataacaGTAAAAAAACAGTAGAAACCTTCCCATCCTCATCATTTACCGACGTACGAACGTTGAAAAGTCAATCGGTTAAAAATGAATCGCCCAAGAGCGTCTTAATGCGTTGCACATCCTAACCTTACAAGCGCGAGGTGAGCTAATTACAGCTCTCGCTCACTGACAACGATGGGGACACTCACGCAACAGCCACGCTCACGCAAACACGATACGCTGCGCACCGTTCACCTTCGTCGTCATTATCGTAC
This Anopheles marshallii chromosome 3, idAnoMarsDA_429_01, whole genome shotgun sequence DNA region includes the following protein-coding sequences:
- the LOC128715148 gene encoding collagenase-like, whose protein sequence is MKTALSLLLLGCVLSTTEIAALRCNPTGNANVTANGRPAYTGQFPHHALLVVSFGGEETRHCSGALVDERHVVTVAQCVVGSTAVQVHLGSNCLLADEHDQFRYVFTAVEYTVRDGYDTETFVNDVAVVRFTDEPVRLPPWVRPARLPEADEEQYVGREVVSSGYGLMNYGADGASDALQYMRLVVLELEACQEEFNFITPDTGRFCAQEASHERNCVSDVGSPLVRKENRLHEYVLLGLSSFGQKFACNSGNPGALQEMREHAAWVKEVMVRAK